One window of Mesoplasma syrphidae genomic DNA carries:
- a CDS encoding lipoprotein gives MKKLLTLLGAVGLTATASSAVVACGNKDKSVDTKEFEAAAKIEANAKYATIKEAAAAIEKLAKPKGVSKITVTGNEETKKITIKFTVEKGYKAINDMVLDFKAAGEEKTPVIKGAEAKSVEVGKEVTLNITIDNAIEGEKLTVKSSDATIATVAVNDTNVVTVKGLKAGKATITLSYKGAADVTFEATVTTAE, from the coding sequence ATGAAAAAATTATTAACATTATTGGGAGCAGTTGGATTAACTGCAACTGCAAGTAGCGCTGTTGTGGCATGTGGAAACAAAGATAAAAGTGTTGACACAAAAGAATTTGAAGCAGCAGCAAAAATAGAAGCAAATGCTAAATATGCAACAATTAAAGAAGCAGCAGCAGCTATTGAAAAACTTGCTAAGCCCAAAGGTGTTTCTAAGATTACTGTAACAGGTAATGAGGAAACAAAAAAAATTACTATTAAATTTACAGTTGAAAAAGGCTACAAGGCAATCAATGATATGGTTTTAGACTTTAAAGCAGCTGGAGAAGAAAAAACTCCAGTTATTAAAGGAGCTGAAGCAAAATCTGTTGAAGTAGGAAAAGAAGTAACTCTAAATATTACAATTGATAATGCTATTGAAGGAGAAAAATTAACAGTTAAATCTTCAGATGCAACAATTGCTACTGTTGCTGTTAATGATACAAATGTTGTGACAGTTAAAGGACTTAAAGCTGGAAAAGCAACAATTACGCTTTCTTATAAAGGAGCTGCAGATGTTACTTTCGAAGCGACAGTTACTACTGCAGAATAG